A region of Treponema primitia ZAS-1 DNA encodes the following proteins:
- the istB gene encoding IS21-like element helper ATPase IstB, with amino-acid sequence MLDKVTLNKLHELHLSGMAAALVRQQEEELEAVSFDDRFAMLVEAEWLEKKNRRIGRLISKAGFRFPASIENIEWNGKHGMAKTDILRLAEGAFIRKKQNLILSGPTGVGKTHIASALGRHACGQGIAVRYFRLPDLFLIISDVRIENRYSAFRKTIASVPLLILDDWGLRPFALEETQELLELLELRYENSSTLICGQLPPSAWHGLFPNPTLADAILDRLIHNAIRYTISGESMRKIIAERTGNL; translated from the coding sequence TCATGAATTACATCTTTCAGGAATGGCCGCAGCATTGGTACGGCAGCAAGAAGAGGAACTTGAAGCTGTTTCCTTTGATGACCGCTTCGCTATGCTGGTTGAAGCGGAATGGCTTGAGAAAAAGAACCGCCGTATAGGGCGGCTTATATCCAAGGCTGGTTTCCGCTTCCCCGCTTCAATTGAGAATATCGAATGGAACGGCAAGCACGGGATGGCAAAGACCGATATCCTTCGTCTCGCTGAAGGTGCATTCATTCGTAAAAAGCAAAACCTCATCCTCTCCGGCCCTACCGGCGTTGGTAAAACACATATTGCCAGCGCCTTGGGCCGGCATGCATGCGGCCAGGGAATAGCGGTCAGGTATTTCCGCCTGCCGGATCTGTTCCTCATTATTTCTGACGTCAGAATTGAAAACAGGTACAGCGCTTTCAGGAAAACCATCGCTTCTGTTCCGCTCTTAATTCTTGACGACTGGGGCTTACGCCCATTCGCTCTGGAAGAAACCCAGGAGTTACTTGAGCTGCTCGAACTGCGTTATGAAAACTCGTCAACACTCATCTGCGGACAGCTTCCTCCTTCCGCTTGGCATGGCCTTTTCCCCAACCCGACTCTGGCTGATGCGATCCTCGACCGCCTTATTCATAACGCTATCCGTTACACCATTTCCGGAGAGTCCA